TAGATCTAATACAACTCATTCACAAAATATCAATGTTTAAATGGAGAAACGAACcgaaccaaaccaaaccaaactatatatatatattatatattatataatatttccCGTATATATTGTATTAATATTATAGTGGATTGTATTACGTTATATTATATCATATTATATTACATTTTATCATTTCGATTataatagttttaaaaattattgtaacatattatgttattttaatattttttacaCAGTAGTCGAACTGGAGATGAGCTACACCAGGAGAATATTTTCTTActacaaaaaaatatttttcaaaataaataacttagaataaaataaattgaagaaAACAAATAAAATTTGAACACGATAAAAGTTTGGTTTTTGATTAAAACTATCAATCAATAATACTATCAATGGCTAATCACGGAAActcataaaaaatattataaataactTATTCGTTGATAACCTACCAGATCAATAGCTATCATTTAGGTTAACTAGCTATTGATATTACAGAAATAACTTATACGAATTATATTATGTGTTTTGGTTATCATAAAAAATAAACTTGATTCCCAACACCTCGTTTAAGCCATCAAAATAAGAAGAATTTAACAGAAATGAATATTTATAGGACTTAGCATCTCCCAAACATAATTTGTCATCGTACTTCTTCCTTGTCATTTCCCCCCAATTGAAGTAAGATAAAGCAAGTAACTTATAAAGGGAAAGAAATTATAGAAAATGTTAACATCATTATATAGGAAATTGAAAACAAACATGTCGCTTTTTACGATCTTTTCCGGATCAAAAGTTTAGCATATGGCCTACTCTAGTTGTTGATTTTGAACCGAACTGATCCGTGATCCTTGATCCTAAAGGATTCAGTTATGGATCGTCCTGTTGAAAATCTGGTCCCGATCGATCCGAATCTAAATCTAAATAAAATTAGAGAATATGAATATATGTCGATCCAATCTGAACTCGATCTATTGAAAGGCCTAGGTGCATATAAACTTTTAAGTTACAATAACGGTGATTGACAAATGAGCCAACAACATTGACTCTAACTTCCAACATCCATACTATTCGCTCATATATAGATTCCATTGAGTCTAACCCCTTTATCAACACTGTAAAGTACGGGATCACGTATGGCTAGACCGAGTAAAAATTGAAATGTAATAATAACCATCGAATTCAAATGTAAAATAATGTTAGGTCTCAAACCAGGGACAACCCTTAACGCATCAGAATAACACACATGAAAAAAACTTATTATGTAGAACTCAAAACCGAGTTCCACCACCACAAGTTATAAACTATAACACAAGCAATCGTAAAAGTAAAATGAAGAACATCAAAAAGAAGATATCTTGTAAATAAAATTAAAGGGCCTTTTTTTCTTTTGTATATTGATACGTATATAttttatgtatataatataatacaCGACATGAAAAAACATAACTAATTCACTACTGTTTACATATCATAATAACCATGGGCCTAGTTTAATACTTGATTAACCCAAAAACACCTTTTGGACCTAAAATACCTGGTCCAAGTCGCCGCATCACGGGGAGCCAAATCCACACTTTGGTACAAAACCCCCCGCCCGTACCACCTTATTGACCTCCAAACCTGATCTCCACATTTCAGAACTTTAGATACTTGAGTTAGGAAGATGTTGTCCAAAATTTAGGACGATCAGAGCGTTGGAGCTCCGAGAAACGCAAAAATAAAACAGCTAATTCAACCAGAAAAATGTCTACGAATTTTTCACATTAGCACCATAAACTAGCCCAACCTTTACCTTCACAATTCTCCGCCTCGTACATCATTTGATAGACCTCAAATTATGGACGAACACTAAGAAAATTATGAACACCTTGATATGTAAACCCCAATCGGCTGCACCATTGTTACCAGAGTTGCCTACGTACTCTTGGTGTCGATTGAGAAATTTGTCGATCCCTTGCGGTGGTGCAAGATGTAAACAGATTAATCGCGGGGAAGACCTTGGAATTTGTGGTTTTTGGTTTGAGGGGAGGATTGTTGGGTGGTGTAAACCCAAGTACCACATCGATGAGAATAAAGATAATTATCTTGTATATAGAGCAACCAATTAACTCCATTAATATGAGGCCATTTGAGATATGCATAATAAAAACCCATACGGGTTTATCCAAAGCAGACAACACCATACTATTGCGGAGTTATGAATTGATCACGACCCAACAAGTGTTATCAAAGTTTTAGGTTataacggtccataacaatctcaagTGGGCTCTCAAAATGAACTTAGGAAGAGGCTGGTGGGTTATCCCAGTATTTTCTGAAGGGGGAGGCAAGTGgaccttccagtatgggcctaaAGGGAGCCATAAAGCCAGAAGAAATCAAACATGGGTTATGGGGGAGCCATATCACACAATCAGGTGGCATATTCGGCAAGTGTCgagcccgatgtgtgaagggggaaATTGTTGGAAGTTATCTTACATCATTTGTGGGAGAAACAGATGATAGTATATAAGCAGCCATATAACTCCATTattatgaggccttttgggatgTACCCAAAAATAAATCCGTGCGGTCCTGGTCCAAAGCAGACAATATCATACTGATGCGGATTTAAGGCTTGCTCGTGgtccaacaagtggtatcagatccAAAGATTCGGAGTTGGACCTTGTGGGGGTAACGGGCTGCGGTATTTCTATGTTGGAGGTTCCCCTTGGTGGCAATTGGGAAATCTGTTGGTTCCCTGCGGTGGTGCAAGTGTAGTCAGATTAATTGCGGCGATTGGGAAAGCTTCTGGTCCCTTGTGGTGATGCAAGATGTAGACAAATTAATCGCGGGCAAGACCGTATAATTTGTGGTTCTTGGTTTGAGAGGGAGGATTGTTGGTTGGTGTCAGCCCAAGTACCACATCGGTGATAATACATATAATACTCTTGTATATAGAGCAACCAATTAACTctattagtatgaggccttttgggataTGTTCAATACAAATCCGTGTGGGCTCGgtccaaagcggacaatatcataatATTGTGAAGTTATGGCTTGCTCGCGACCcaacaaataataattattagCGTTTATAAAATATGATTACTAATAATCAACAAAATGAAACCAAAGCAAAGGTAAAATCGAAAAACTAAACTACTTTTTTTTGGTATAGTTTCGAATTACAAGTGACCCCGACATTAACAAAATTTAGGTATTTGGAGTATATTAGacattatatataaataaatgaataaaatttagAAATGATAAGCTTCTGTATTTacttcttaatttttttttaaaaaaattaaaacaaaaatcAATAACTTGAAGGGAACTCAGTCATAACAATTCACCGACTAACTATGCAAATTAATAAGCTAGCCCGCAAGGGTTGGCCcggttggttaaagaggggataactatcctcttagTTACATGTTTGAATCCCCACGGGACGAGAATTTAtaattatgcctcctgagtcggAGCCCGTCGCTTAattgcggtttaccttggttcacgtgatttgcaggctattgcgtgagcccatagggtttacccagtgcgcacccgaaggatagcggctgcgggttaactacgataaaaaaataaataaaaattaacaaGCTAAATAATTAGCCGTTTTGTTCTCAGATCGCTTAACATATTGATCGCTTAACATATTGGGCATAAATATTCTTGAAACTGAAAATAAATTTGATGGTCACTCGAGTAATTTAGCCTACACCCACTTTCGACTTTCGATGTAATCCTGAACACGGTAGCATCACAATTAACCTTCTCATAATTAAACGTATTCGTAATCTAATGTTCAAATATTTTAGTTTGAGAGCTCAATACTTTTACCTTTAAATTTTGGTGATTTTGTCAAAATAAAAGTGAGAATTAAATTGAATTCAAAAGTAACTTGAAATCCTTCCTTAAGATTTTATGTGTAACACTTTCCGGAAACAAGTCGAACCGAGACATTTTAGATAAATCGGCTAAAAATAATTTCCCGACATTCTTTATTAACATGACTTCAGATCGAAATATCAAACCATGATATATTATACATTAGGTTGGTTTTTTCAGATATACTTAGGCTAACGGCTAAAGGCACAAAATCCGAGGATTTTCACTTTAACAAGTCAAAACTGATCAATTCATTTAAAAGCATGTCATAACTAAATGTTTATCTCTCAAATAATTTCaatatatttattgaatatttttatttaatttaaagtGCCAAAAGGCATGCCCAAAGATAAAAAAATTGGGTAAATTATCTAACTCGTTACTAAAGTCGGATTAATGTATCAAGTTGGTAACTGAACTGAAAACGATTTCAATATATTATGTCAACTTTCCTCAACgttttaatattaattaatcgataaattaataatttattaatttatcgatatatAACTTATACAAATATATAATGACAAATATATAATTTTGATGTAAGATAGATATAGTGATCATCACATGCCTCTTGTTTGACAACTAACTAGCCGAGGGCAATAGATGTCGAAAATGTTATTGGTTATCTCGACAAAAATGAAGTAATAATATAATTGTTTGATAATGAACAACTAATTAATAGTATCATGGGAAATGAGAAAGAACATTAAGAAGAAGATTATATGATTGAGTTCAAACCGGTCTCGGATGTACTTAGAGTATATCATTAAAGTGTCAAGATAATAACAAATCAATTTCAAAAATAAGTAAGAAATCTTATCTAAAGAGTACCTCTtagaataaatatataattttgatGTAAGATagaattattaattaatatattatctggtacttatatattttaataaaaactattatcaatatataattttaatgtaagataaaattattaattaatatattatccgatacttatatattttaatttaacttattatcttataaatttaggaaattattaatttatattaaaggGTTCGAGTCGGTATTAAAAaaattactccctccgtccctttcgaTTGCTTACATTTTTAAtagagtgtccgacacgcatttaaggtgcatataaaatatagttctataatttttttttataattttgattttctgaataaaaattaaaacattcaacttttattcagaaaaagaaaattgtaaaaataatctatataactatactttttatacACCTTGTGCCGTCTTAAATAATTAGAAGGGACCGAGAGAGTATTAATTAATCAATCTAATTATTTATAAAGTATTAATTTATCCAGGTTTAACCGTAAATGCTTGTTTATTAACGACGTCGTACAGGACGATCTAAAATTCACTCGATTGTTGAAATTCAGTAGATACAGTAGCTTAGGTGGTGAAGATAATAAGCTAGCAAGCAATTGACATCAATTGAATATACAATCTGAAATGGCAGGTAGATTAAGCCACGTCGCTTCTCGTATCATGGCAGCAAACGGCGTCGTTTCACGTTCAACCCCCTCATCTCTTCGTCTCCGATCCGGCATGGGTCTCCCCGTCGGCAAACACATCGTCCCCGATAAACCCGTaatctcctctctctctctctctctctctctctctctctctctctctctctctctctctctctttctctctctctctcctctctaaTAATGTATATTTTGTTTAATTAATATGATctaattaaaaaaatgaaattggGCATTTTTGAAACCCTAATTAGAAATATTTTGTTTATAGCTTTCGATGAATGATGAGCTGACTTGGGACAATGGAACTGCATTTCCTGAGCCTTGTATTGATCGAATTGCCGATACTGTTGGCAAGGTGAACTTTtgtttattttcatttttatgtGGTTCGATATCGGGATTAAagatttgattttattttggTTTTTGTGATGTTGATTTCGAGTGGTGTTGTGTTTTTAGTATGAAGCGTTGGCTTGGTTATGTGGAGGTTTGAGTTTTTTTGCATCACTTGGACTTATGGCTGTTTTGAATGATAAGGCATCGAAGATACCTTATGTAAGTCGTCGTACGGTTCTTTTAACAAGTGTGTTGTGTTTATGTCTTTACTTTTATGAATGCCAAGTACATTTGTGAATTTCGTTGATATACCGTTTTTTTTAGAGTTAAAGTTGTCTTATTTCGTAGTCTGTTTAAGTGCATTTAGGAGAGAATTTGTTTAATGTCTAAATATCATGGATGCTTAATGTAATTATAGGAACAGAAGTGATGGCGTTGTGTTCAGAAATGAATTCAGAGATTCCTGTATTTTTAAAATGAATTCAGAACTGTATGGGTTTAATTATAacatttaaatttgaaaatgttAAATATCTGTAGTTCTTTCTCAGGTCACTTTTGGATAGCAACCTCACGTATTACGACAAAAAACAGGAGAAACAAGTACAAATGCAATCAGTATTTTATGGCCATTATTAGAGCCAAATATTTTTGCTTCTCTATAGTTAACAAATACTCTAGATGCACCAATAATGCAGAGCAATGTAATGCTTTTTCTGCTAGATGGTAGAATTATTTTTTCCGACGGGGGTCTGCTAGTCTTAAGGGGAACAGTTGGTCGAGACTTGGAAATTACCAAATCTACCTTTAAGAGGGCATCTTGTTAGCTATGTCTATGAATATTCTCTAGAGAGCAAGTTTTGTGTTAAATCAGATTGTAGGAAGCAAGTTTTGTTTTAAATAAGATTTCAGGGAGCATATTTGGCAGGATGCATGAGATATGATACTACTGTAATCTATACCAACATGGTTCTTGCAATGCAAAATTTGAGTCATTTGATTCCTTTAATTTTGTAGCATCCATATGATGTTGAGCCCGTTTGGGCAAGTTTAAAATTTTTGCTTATGACTTATAGTTGCTTAAAGTGAAAAGTTAAAAGTCAAAATTTTCTGTTTGGgtaattttataattttgtaaaacttataagttattaaaaaaaaatgaaaataaattatataagtTGTGCACACAGATGATAATATTAACTTTTGTCCAATAAAATTACCAAAAAAAGTAAGTTAGTTGAAAAAAGTACCTATTATCTACCTCTGGCTTAAAGCTATTTTTTTTAACTTTGAGTCACTGACTTATTACACAAATAAACATTTTGTTAACTTTTTATAATGTCCAAGCCCATGGACCCAACAACTTACCACAGGTCAGTCCAAAAGAGCTAGCGACTTTGGTATACATTAGTTGTAAACTTGTCCATATAAAGGACTCGGATACTCTCATTCTTATCGATGGGGGATGCTACCGAAGTCAAATCACTTTAAGCTAGGCCTAGGGCTTAAATCCCCATCCAAATAGGCTCGTTGATTGATACCAAAAAATTGGTCTAGAAGGTTGCTTGACTCAAGTGGCTGACTCTTCTCAAATTGGCTGCTTGAAAGGGttgaagaaattttagagaattTGAACAGAATCCCATTCTTGTTCCCAAATTACGTCTGATGTGTTCTTATTATCCAAATCAGATGCTTGTGCCACAATTGTGCCTTCGTTGAACCTTTTTCTCTTAATGTTATAGTGTTATTCTTTTAAGGATTATTCTCCTACCGATTTTGTCAGGCTTTCAGGATAAGCAACTAATATATGTTCCGTATTAAAGTCATGTCTATCTTGATAAAAATGTTCATCACATCTCCGCTCTTGACTTTTAAACTGATAAAATGTTCATCACATCTCTACTCTTGACTTTTAAACTAATAAGTGACAAATCAGTTTTTTGGACTTGCTTGCCAAAGGTCTCACTTGTTTGGTTTGAAGCTTAGAAGTGATGTTACACTTATAAGCTTCTACAAACATTTCCCTAGTTACTAGTACTTTTTGGATGACGTACTTTGCTACGTTAATGAGCAGAATAGATTCTAGGTATGTAAACTGGTTGTTCACTAAATTTGCTCCGTATAAAATCTGTCCGGGATGACGAAGCCCCTGTTTTTTAGGAACTTGTCCCTATAATTACAATTAGTGATTGTTCATAAGAAGCCAAGCAAGTAACTTAACAGGATGAGCTTTAGGTGTAAGAGTAATAGAATATTTTACATATGCATTTATAAAATTGTGTTATTAGTCACTGCCTGTGGGATTTTCTTTGCAAAAAAGGCGTTATTGGCTTTGCCAAGACCGCGGTGAACTTAGATCTTGGGCCCTTGGCACTTGTTTCCGGGTTAGAAGCTGAGTCCCAATTTGATTAGTATCTTTCATATTTACTTGGCTGATGCAGGGCAGGTTTGGGAAAATGAAATAAGTACCTATCCATGCACAAAATCAGTCAAATTACAAATGAATTTCTAAGATTTTACACTAATCAATAATTGCATAAGATTTAAAATGATTTATATAAGATTCTAAAACTTAAAGTTTAAGTTAAATCTGAAATTAAACTAAAACCATTTCTACTTTCTAATAGTATAACTAACGTAATTCGATAATTAAACGATTATTTAATCTTTATATAATTGTAATAAATGTTAACAAGTGATGCGCCCTCTTCATTTTGTGTGGTACGGGTACCACAGATCTGCTAGTAATTGTATAGTTTGTGGAATGGTAACAGAGTGTTATGCTGATCATAGATTGGAGAAACATGCGTATATTTCTTTTTGTTtgtatatatttatttactttaATCTTTTCTTGTGTAACTAAAGACTTGCAATCATCGCTAAATTTACTTAAAGTTTCATATGTCTATATTCTATAGAGATCAAAGTCAGATTTGGATAAACTGGTTTGTACGCTTGTGTTGTTACATtcctttatttttttttaaattgtttttattGACCTTTTTAAGTTTTTGGAGCCAGAGGTTACGTGGCACTGTACGAAACATATGACCTTATTCTAAGTTTTTGAAACATATTCTCACTGTATATATATTTAAATCACTCAAGTATCTGTATTTGCTTTGAAGAGAAGGTAAGAAGGTTCTGGCTGCTAGAAAATGAGAAGGGTAGTAGGGTGTATGGGAAGAGGAAATGGATATTATTCACGCCTGCACAAGAAACTGGCTGTGCTTGTTTTATTTTCTGAATTGATACTTTACTGCCCTGATACTACATCATGTTTATTGATTTTAATTTCTTATGTTTTATTCAACTTTCTTGAGCTTGAATTGATGAAACTTTTTCCTTCTGTTTTAAGCAGACACCCAAGGTTTACCCATATGATAATCTTAGAGTGGAGCTTGGTGGAGAACCATAGGGCATCTTTCTACAACTGAAAGCGGCAAAAGTTCTTAAATGTGTGCGCTCTTGTTTGCATCCTAGTGTTATATTTGTTATAAAATAATGTCTCTCTCTCAAATTAACATCCAACAAATTAGCTTGATCAGAAGTGCTTTAAGCTTTGTCATGTCCTTTCACTGAATTAGCTTTGATTATAAATGCTTCCTGCAATGTTTTGTATTTTGCGAAGGTGTAAAATTTCATCTTTCTTATTATGACAATTGAGGACTGTACGATTGGATTCTCTTAATAATATGCATGCCTCACTCATGAATCAAACACTTGGTATTGATAAAAGCATTCAGATGTTACATAAGTTGAGATGAATTTATGAGTGTCTTCGAGTTGTTTATAAATTGTGAGGTCATAGGTGAGATATGGCTATAGGAAAGACTACTACTGGAGGAGTTTGTAAGAAACATAACAATGGTTCTAAAGTGGCCAAGTCATTGGTGTGATATGGCTAGAAAGACTACCTCTtttaaagagtttgtaataaaaCTTGACCATAGTTCTGCATTTTATGTTTATAAATGATGAAGCACGGATGTGATCTCCATGTTTAGGGGAAATGAACACTGAGTTTAAATGGAAAGTTACAAGTGTCTTGGTTAAATAATATAGTTAACTGTATTACCTGTTTTGTCTATTGCAATATATGTTGTCTAGTCTTTACTGTCCCCCAGCACCTTCCCTAAACAGTTGATTTGTATTGAACAATTTGTCTAATTCTGGATTTCATGAATAACAGGCAATGTTTAGCGACAAAGTGAAATTGGGTTATAGGTGTTGGTATTGAATTGTTTGGTTTTGGTGATTGTAGGCATCAATCTAAGTACTTCATGTTTTCTATTCGTTTATAAATTTATATCCAAAGATAGTTACAAGAGAATCCAGTTATGTAGACAGAGAGTGCATCTGCGGATGTAGAAAGGAAAAGTGGGGGTTTGTCAAAGATTGAATAGGCGGGGGATTTAGATAATTGACAAGTTACAATACTTAAAGAATAATGTgacttgataaaagattctaaaCCAACCTCCAAATAATGGGATGACAACAGACTCTAACACAAGTTGACACCGACTAATACATTTCTATTAACAAATGTTTAACACTCACGGGCTAGCTAGTCCAAGAATTAGTTGTTCTAATGGGCATGAATTAGTAAAATTTTGTATATATTACTTTTGTTGAATGTTCCTAATGAAGTTGGCATATGAGTGAGTAGTTATTGTCATAAAAGTTGTATGCCAGGTTAAGAGTCGGAGAGAAGCTGAGGGATGTGAGGCTAATAAGGTTAAAACCGAAGCATTAGTAAGTGGATGAACTAATATTAGATTAAAGAACACGGGTCATGGATCTCCAGTTGGTCATAAAATATTTGTATATGATTGAATCCCGGCTAGTTGGTCTCAAAATGAGTAGAAATTTTCGTTTGTGAAGTTTGTTTGAAGCAAGACGTAGAGGGAGCTGCACGAAGGGGAAACACCTCGTGTAAGAAATTACGATGTAGGTACTTCCACCGCTTCTGTAGATATTTGGTGAGGCGCCCTTCAAAGTGCAATGGAGGTGGTGACTAACTTAGGTTATGTTTGCCGTACTCTGTTGTTACCATCGTTGGGTTATTGAGAGAAATAACAGTTTCTCCTCCTGTCACAATCCCTGTTGAAAGCCCCATTAGTCACCATATAAAAGTGATACTGTGTTATTCATTATGTCTTTTCCGTTGACTGCCCAAGTTGGTTCATGTTATTTTAACAGTGCAAACTGTATATTTATCCTCCAAGCTACTATACACTTTTAAAGTGAGATTTATATTTCATCCTAGTTACAATAAACTTTTAAAGTTTGAAACATCTATCCATTACATCCTCAAAATCAGAAGTTTGAAACAACGATAAAACACTAGCAACCATTAAATCTCAAAATCCATCTGAGAGTATTCATAGACCTTATatagtgattttttttttataGTTTACAAAATATCTCCTAAACTAGTTAATAAAAATTTGATGAATAATGAAAGAAAATGCTATGGATATATGTAAagtacaattaattttaaagtAAAACATTCAAATTGCACTGGAAACATAATGAATAAACCGATGTCACTCTTGGATCTTAAGAACAAACATGCAGTTTACTCGTATTAGTATTTAAATTTTAGTGACGAGTGTCGTAAAAGCGCAGGGAGCTAATATCAGTTTTATAATACCAAAGTATACAACAAAAAACGAATAAGCCCTAAAGCTGCATCATGATTTATTCTGTAGACGTGTCCTTGAATTTTCTTTTGAACCTGCAGCCCTCAAGTTCACATGATCGATCTCTTCGTAAAACGTGCATGCTTAAACATATAAAAACATGCAAGTGCTATGTGTGAACGCACACCTGTACAGGAAAGAAAAACGAAGCTATATACACCATATCTCTCTCCCGGTTTCAGCCAACAGAAAACACACAAAGACAAACTACACTCAGCCCATGCTTTGCTGTTTTTCAGAGATACCTCAAATCTATGCAAAACATAATCAAACAGACAGATTGTACATTACCAAATTTTATGCCCTAAATTTGGTTTGTTTAAACAAACAACTCCAAACTATAGAGATTAGAAGATTCAAGAAGCCGAGATTAGTGATGATTTCATTGAAGGCACTAGCTAGTCTTGCTATTGCACGTAAAAAAATGTTTAAAACAAATAAGGGTAAACTTAGGTTCACGGATGATTTGAAACACTCACGGACTAAGCATTGAAGTTCGTAAAGTAGCAACAAATTACATCCAAAATTTTCCATTTTAATTCGCAAATTTCTTGAAGTCCTCCATGTAATAATTCAAACCTTATCATCAACTTGCTATATTAATATTCCCACAATCACCAATACTTCATCATCAAAGTGAAAGAAAACCCTTTCGGAACCCTAAAAACTAATCATGGGTTCCAAAGTTTCAGCCATGTTTTTCATATGTTTAATTTGCATGCTAATGGCGTTGCCACCAATCTATGCTTGTGGCTACTGTGCGCCACCTTACCCACCATATCACCAACCTAATCCACCACACCATGGAAAAGGAGGGAGCCCTAAAGGCTCACCGCCTACTCATAAGCCACCTTCACACAAGCCGCCCACACATAAGCCACCTGTACATAAGCCGCCTACATATAAGCCCCCTACAAATAATCCACCATCATATAAGCCACCTACGCATAAGCCGCCTTCGCATAAACCACCGTTACATAAACCACCGGTGGTCCTGCCACCAATTGTTATGCCTCCACCGATTATAGTTAATCCACCTATCGTCAATCCTCCTGTTGTTAATCCGCCTATCGTTGTGCCTCCAATCATAACGCCTCCAATAACTAATCCTCCTGTAATAATTTCACCGCCTTCCACCCAAACCTATCCACCTTACACTAGCCCTCCTCCATCTGGTGGAGGCGGTGGAGGTGGAGGCGGAGGCGGTGGTCGTGTCCCGGGTGTTAAACCACCACCAATCTCAATGCCAACTTGCCCAATAAATGCACTAAAATTAGGGCTTTGTGTGGACTTGCTTGGAGGTTTGGTGCATATAGGGTTAGGAAATCCAGTTGAGAATGTTTGTTGTCCAGTGCTTCAAGGGTTGCTTGAGCTAGAAGCAGCGGTGTGTCTATGTACTACTATAAGGCTTAAGCTACTTAACCTAAATATATTTATTCCACTTGCTCTTTCTGTACTAGTAACATGTGGGATAACTCCTCCACCTGGTTTTATATGCCCTCCTCTCCCGTGAGTTACCTTTAGTGCATGTAATTTGTGCTGCTTTCAGTTTATCTATCTTGTAAGTTTTCTTAAGCTCATCGCTAGCTAGCTCCGGGTGTTTGCACTGTCTTAATGCAAGAACTATTTTGTATCTACTCATGTTTTCATATGTTCtcttaattacttgtgttttcaTGCTTCGTTATGTTGAATAGACCAAAATAACATATCATGGAGAAAATTAAGACCTTTGTCAATGATACATTCATTTGAGAGTTTTGATGTATATTATAAAGGTTACAACAGGAAGA
This genomic interval from Apium graveolens cultivar Ventura chromosome 8, ASM990537v1, whole genome shotgun sequence contains the following:
- the LOC141678930 gene encoding NADH dehydrogenase [ubiquinone] 1 beta subcomplex subunit 8, mitochondrial, yielding MAGRLSHVASRIMAANGVVSRSTPSSLRLRSGMGLPVGKHIVPDKPLSMNDELTWDNGTAFPEPCIDRIADTVGKYEALAWLCGGLSFFASLGLMAVLNDKASKIPYTPKVYPYDNLRVELGGEP
- the LOC141676856 gene encoding uncharacterized protein LOC141676856, translating into MGSKVSAMFFICLICMLMALPPIYACGYCAPPYPPYHQPNPPHHGKGGSPKGSPPTHKPPSHKPPTHKPPVHKPPTYKPPTNNPPSYKPPTHKPPSHKPPLHKPPVVLPPIVMPPPIIVNPPIVNPPVVNPPIVVPPIITPPITNPPVIISPPSTQTYPPYTSPPPSGGGGGGGGGGGGRVPGVKPPPISMPTCPINALKLGLCVDLLGGLVHIGLGNPVENVCCPVLQGLLELEAAVCLCTTIRLKLLNLNIFIPLALSVLVTCGITPPPGFICPPLP